From the Halalkalicoccus sp. CGA53 genome, one window contains:
- a CDS encoding tyrosine-type recombinase/integrase, whose translation MNWNRRTIRTPQHEPCRCGYCCRQARQGAAHNDDLFVTDTVASRWHPKTVASARLILFDLSLRLELCFERFAARYDEFPRSRTTIDRRVQAAADEADIAGRVCPHCLRATAASYHAYKGVAPLPLQALLGWSDLATAQKYIRISGTATADALRRVHHR comes from the coding sequence GTGAATTGGAACCGGCGAACGATTCGAACACCCCAGCACGAACCGTGTCGGTGTGGATACTGCTGTCGGCAAGCTCGCCAAGGGGCCGCACACAATGACGACCTGTTCGTCACTGATACCGTCGCATCCCGGTGGCACCCGAAGACGGTAGCCTCGGCTCGACTTATTCTGTTCGACCTCTCGCTTCGGCTTGAGTTGTGTTTCGAACGTTTTGCTGCCCGGTACGACGAATTCCCACGCTCACGGACAACGATCGATAGACGTGTGCAAGCGGCAGCCGACGAAGCTGACATCGCTGGTCGCGTCTGCCCACATTGTCTGCGAGCGACCGCCGCCAGCTATCACGCGTACAAAGGCGTCGCACCCCTACCGCTACAGGCGCTACTGGGATGGAGCGATCTGGCGACTGCTCAGAAGTACATCCGTATCTCGGGCACGGCAACCGCTGATGCGCTGCGTCGAGTCCACCACCGGTAG
- a CDS encoding HalOD1 output domain-containing protein: protein MNSRRSVECCFDYSSEIQYVFTSPALYHNVEYEIGTDETVSTAVVRAVGAVEGRKPQSLQPLTNVINTEALDVLFACRCDGTPRIGGRLSFVYSTCRITIDNGEYLTLQLLETRLCDTSGSEEESSSVR, encoded by the coding sequence GTGAACTCTCGACGCTCGGTCGAGTGTTGTTTTGATTATTCGAGTGAAATACAATACGTGTTTACTTCTCCAGCGCTATACCACAATGTGGAGTACGAGATAGGTACGGACGAAACAGTGAGCACGGCCGTAGTGCGGGCGGTGGGCGCAGTTGAAGGCCGTAAACCACAGTCCCTCCAACCGCTGACGAACGTCATCAATACGGAAGCGTTGGATGTCTTGTTCGCCTGCCGGTGTGATGGGACGCCACGTATTGGAGGCCGACTCTCGTTCGTCTATAGCACGTGTCGAATCACCATCGACAACGGAGAATATCTCACACTTCAGTTACTCGAAACCCGTCTCTGTGACACGAGCGGAAGTGAAGAAGAGAGTAGTTCTGTCAGGTGA
- a CDS encoding DUF7124 domain-containing protein: MADSIDLDEMDVEEPDEESEANHGDWLWRGEGDPEDEPEPVWSSSEREPADEGPEEPIDGPGGGTDEAGETSDDGAETQEDEGPEDTSETSGSGPESSERPPGIPRIPTGPVGLPAEQGGAGAGSSSGGDSAAEPSESTSSSADDTGAASEMTLAITYEALNRLSDPRFVIADARGWADWIGVVGKVSTPAIKGFQRREGLEIDFFGGSEDGPERRLADVTPETMFYAERMVLVGAVSDEPIAEAAGWEFVPLAEAAEKAGWTIEHEE; the protein is encoded by the coding sequence ATGGCTGACAGCATCGACCTCGACGAGATGGACGTCGAGGAGCCCGACGAGGAGTCGGAGGCGAACCACGGCGACTGGCTCTGGCGCGGCGAGGGCGACCCGGAGGACGAACCGGAACCCGTCTGGTCGTCCTCGGAGAGGGAGCCGGCCGACGAGGGACCGGAGGAACCGATAGACGGCCCGGGCGGTGGAACGGACGAGGCCGGCGAGACCTCGGACGACGGGGCTGAGACGCAGGAGGACGAGGGTCCGGAGGACACCTCCGAGACGAGCGGGAGTGGGCCCGAGAGTTCCGAACGGCCACCGGGAATTCCGCGTATCCCGACCGGTCCGGTGGGGCTGCCCGCGGAGCAGGGCGGCGCTGGGGCGGGGAGTTCTTCTGGGGGCGATTCGGCGGCCGAACCGTCCGAATCCACCTCATCGAGCGCTGACGACACCGGGGCGGCGAGCGAGATGACGCTCGCGATCACCTACGAGGCGCTCAACCGGCTTTCCGACCCCCGGTTCGTGATCGCCGACGCCCGCGGCTGGGCGGACTGGATCGGTGTCGTCGGGAAAGTCTCCACACCGGCGATCAAGGGGTTCCAGCGAAGGGAGGGCCTCGAGATCGACTTCTTCGGCGGCTCGGAGGACGGTCCCGAGAGACGGCTCGCCGATGTGACGCCCGAGACGATGTTCTACGCCGAGCGGATGGTGCTCGTGGGGGCGGTGAGCGACGAGCCGATCGCCGAGGCCGCGGGCTGGGAGTTCGTCCCCCTCGCGGAGGCTGCGGAGAAGGCCGGCTGGACGATCGAACACGAGGAGTGA
- a CDS encoding 4Fe-4S dicluster domain-containing protein, giving the protein MSTQESSGPARVVPNWESCIDCGACEVACQRTWNLPPESDRIKVVAMAHGTEDETNKPMQCYNCSEAPCVEVCPTEALFFRDDGTVRVSGDMCIGCHYCGVGCPFGAPQYPDAEVPEAAESEPVGARGNGLMDKCTTCEPRQEHDLEPACASECPTDALLYGTPDELSEKLAEDGVSTPFNDEAARIVFGDDADAVMGEGP; this is encoded by the coding sequence ATGAGCACACAAGAATCCAGCGGACCGGCGCGGGTGGTTCCCAACTGGGAGTCGTGTATCGACTGTGGCGCCTGCGAGGTCGCCTGCCAGCGGACGTGGAACCTCCCGCCGGAGAGCGACCGGATCAAGGTCGTCGCCATGGCCCACGGTACCGAGGACGAGACGAACAAGCCGATGCAGTGTTACAACTGCTCGGAGGCGCCCTGCGTCGAGGTCTGTCCGACCGAAGCGCTGTTCTTCCGCGACGACGGCACCGTCCGGGTGAGCGGGGACATGTGTATTGGCTGTCATTACTGTGGTGTCGGCTGTCCGTTCGGCGCGCCGCAGTACCCGGACGCGGAGGTGCCCGAGGCGGCCGAGTCCGAGCCGGTCGGTGCCCGAGGCAACGGGCTGATGGACAAGTGTACGACCTGCGAGCCGCGACAGGAACATGACCTCGAACCGGCCTGTGCCTCCGAGTGTCCGACCGACGCGCTGCTCTACGGCACGCCTGACGAGCTCTCGGAGAAGCTCGCCGAAGACGGCGTCTCGACCCCGTTCAACGACGAGGCGGCACGGATAGTCTTCGGGGACGACGCCGACGCGGTGATGGGGGAGGGGCCATGA
- a CDS encoding DUF2270 domain-containing protein, translated as MTDSSSDEFDPTAPDQREIGREMVDDSTGLGSVMAHAYRGEIDRVGTWRQRLDETTTWAVTLMAAILTWAFSSTDNPHYILLIGIVVVTIFLGIEARRYRDYDVFRSRARVIQENLFANALDPSQGTESHDWRAELSKDYRRPTLKVSLYEALVNRLRRVYLALLSVLLVAWVFRITAFAPRQDWLTTAGIARIPGIAVVSVVGVFYVVLLGVSFWPRERHAKGEFREGDPDDWKGTDR; from the coding sequence ATGACCGATTCGAGTAGCGACGAGTTCGACCCAACTGCACCAGACCAACGGGAGATCGGCCGCGAAATGGTTGACGACAGTACGGGACTCGGTTCGGTGATGGCCCACGCCTATCGCGGAGAGATAGACCGAGTGGGGACGTGGCGCCAGCGCCTCGACGAGACGACGACGTGGGCGGTGACGCTGATGGCAGCAATCTTGACGTGGGCGTTTTCGAGTACCGATAACCCACACTACATCTTACTGATCGGGATCGTTGTCGTCACCATCTTTCTGGGCATCGAAGCACGGCGGTACCGGGACTACGATGTCTTTCGCTCTCGTGCTCGAGTCATCCAAGAGAACCTGTTCGCAAACGCCCTCGATCCGTCCCAAGGCACTGAAAGTCATGACTGGCGAGCGGAACTGAGCAAGGACTATCGCAGGCCGACGCTGAAAGTCTCGTTATACGAAGCACTCGTAAACCGGCTCCGGCGTGTGTACCTTGCTCTGCTTAGTGTTCTATTGGTCGCGTGGGTCTTCAGGATTACAGCGTTCGCGCCGCGCCAAGACTGGCTGACAACCGCTGGAATCGCCCGTATCCCCGGGATTGCTGTGGTTAGCGTTGTGGGTGTGTTCTACGTCGTACTGCTGGGCGTCAGCTTCTGGCCCCGCGAGCGCCATGCCAAGGGTGAATTCCGTGAAGGGGACCCGGACGACTGGAAAGGGACAGACCGATAG
- a CDS encoding molybdopterin-dependent oxidoreductase translates to MSGSIIDLDRRGFLKVGAAGALATAVGGRTLLKRAEAQDDDDGPVDPGAGEELVKTVCTHCSVGCGLKMRVEEDTIVGQETWDDNPVNMGGLCSKGSALTQTENSPQRLKEPLKLEDGEWVRMDWDEILEEITGRLNEIREETGPHSTFWCGSACHSNEAAYLIRKLSALYGTNNIDHQARICHSTTVTGIANTWGVGAMTNNANDMRNVDVNLIIGHNPLESHPVAWQHFQEAQRRGGEHIVAEPRYTKTAAAADDYYQFRSGTDVAFIYGLIYHIVFNLEAHDEEFIESRVMVPTWEEFRDEVLPDYDLETVSDITGTSVEDLEELAERLADAEVSCVEWAMGGTQHNNATGNVRAYAMLNLTLGHAAQSGGGTPIFRGHDNVQGATDLGVDASQTPGYYGLGPTAWEHWANVWSETQSTSGEINYDELVDRFHSTELMEKNGFTVARWFEGVLDDEWELYNAGDSLRAAVFWGHGLGSLSEYKKVRRAVNELDFIVNVDVFPNQVAELAEADTDVYMLPAATNLEEAGSVTNTGRSVQWRYKAVEPKHNAREDWKLMCDFAEYLGFGEHFDYDEVEDVTREINLGVRSIGYIGQTPERLKAHMENSELFDPEDLRADLDGEEEVNGVRDGDFYGLPWPCWHDEHPGTPILYDASLHPSEGGMDFRANWWSEEDPDVAPEDQLRNPFEPEWWDGEVEGVPQYPLFSTVLPDPETPAAATIPMEYAEDEERSVYDTAQALAEEGYDVDVEQYEEFDNPQPDAVWGRGRARMKAWNLEDQIPVHREPAVTPRPDLAETFPCNERVEDHWRVELDNLGVQEANIDAVEELVEMGDVDPMVLTSGRQVEHTGAGAKTRSTLGTASRSPMMYLEIHPEVGEELGVDEGDWIVVTTPHAEMVVQARPTGRVPRDHAFAPYHWSGILEGEKLTGNYEGELDGLAPLVIGESINAGTAPAYDRETQMQETKSTLCNVRVAETDEIPELSETQLAWQEQRMTRHKR, encoded by the coding sequence ATGTCAGGGTCAATCATCGACCTCGACCGACGTGGGTTCCTCAAGGTCGGTGCCGCGGGGGCGCTCGCGACGGCCGTCGGGGGCCGGACGCTCCTCAAGCGCGCGGAGGCACAGGACGACGATGACGGCCCGGTCGACCCGGGGGCGGGCGAGGAGCTGGTGAAGACCGTCTGCACGCACTGCTCGGTCGGCTGTGGGCTGAAGATGCGCGTCGAGGAGGACACGATCGTCGGCCAGGAGACCTGGGACGACAACCCGGTCAACATGGGCGGGCTCTGCTCGAAGGGCTCCGCGCTCACCCAGACCGAGAACTCCCCTCAGCGGCTGAAAGAGCCGTTAAAGCTCGAAGACGGCGAGTGGGTCCGGATGGACTGGGACGAGATCTTAGAGGAGATCACGGGCCGTCTGAACGAGATCCGCGAGGAGACGGGGCCACACTCGACGTTCTGGTGTGGGTCGGCGTGTCACTCGAACGAGGCGGCGTACCTGATCCGGAAGCTGTCGGCGCTCTACGGCACGAACAACATCGACCACCAGGCACGGATCTGTCACTCGACGACGGTGACGGGGATCGCGAACACCTGGGGCGTCGGCGCGATGACGAACAACGCCAACGACATGCGGAACGTCGACGTGAACCTGATCATCGGGCACAACCCGCTCGAGAGCCACCCGGTGGCGTGGCAGCACTTCCAGGAAGCCCAGCGACGCGGCGGCGAACACATCGTCGCCGAGCCCCGGTACACGAAGACCGCAGCCGCCGCCGACGACTACTACCAGTTCCGCTCGGGCACCGACGTCGCCTTCATCTACGGACTGATCTACCACATCGTCTTCAACCTCGAAGCGCACGACGAGGAGTTCATCGAGAGCCGCGTGATGGTCCCCACCTGGGAGGAGTTCAGGGACGAGGTCCTGCCCGACTACGACCTGGAGACGGTCTCGGACATCACCGGCACGTCCGTCGAGGACTTAGAGGAGCTCGCAGAGCGCCTGGCCGACGCCGAGGTGAGCTGCGTCGAGTGGGCGATGGGCGGCACCCAGCACAACAACGCGACCGGAAACGTCCGCGCGTACGCGATGTTGAACCTGACGCTCGGCCACGCCGCACAGTCCGGCGGCGGCACGCCGATCTTCCGCGGCCACGACAACGTCCAGGGCGCGACGGACCTCGGCGTCGACGCGAGCCAGACGCCCGGCTACTACGGGCTCGGGCCGACCGCCTGGGAGCACTGGGCGAACGTCTGGTCGGAGACCCAGAGCACCTCCGGCGAGATCAACTACGACGAGCTGGTCGATCGGTTCCACTCGACGGAGCTGATGGAGAAGAACGGCTTCACGGTCGCGCGGTGGTTCGAGGGCGTCCTAGACGACGAGTGGGAGCTGTACAACGCCGGCGACAGCCTCCGGGCGGCGGTCTTCTGGGGCCACGGCCTCGGCTCGCTCAGCGAGTACAAGAAGGTCCGACGGGCGGTCAACGAGCTCGACTTCATCGTCAACGTCGACGTCTTCCCGAACCAGGTCGCGGAGCTGGCGGAGGCGGACACGGACGTCTACATGCTGCCGGCGGCGACGAACCTGGAGGAGGCGGGCAGCGTCACCAACACCGGCCGGAGCGTCCAGTGGCGGTACAAGGCGGTCGAGCCGAAGCACAACGCCCGCGAGGACTGGAAACTGATGTGCGATTTCGCCGAGTACCTCGGCTTCGGCGAGCACTTCGACTACGACGAGGTCGAGGACGTTACCCGGGAGATCAACCTCGGGGTGCGCTCGATCGGCTACATCGGCCAGACACCCGAGCGGCTGAAGGCGCACATGGAGAACTCGGAGCTGTTCGACCCCGAGGACCTCCGGGCAGACCTCGACGGGGAGGAGGAGGTGAACGGGGTCAGGGACGGCGACTTCTACGGCCTGCCGTGGCCGTGCTGGCACGACGAACACCCCGGGACGCCGATCCTCTACGACGCCTCGCTTCACCCGTCGGAGGGCGGGATGGACTTCCGGGCGAACTGGTGGAGCGAGGAGGACCCGGACGTCGCTCCGGAGGACCAGCTCAGAAATCCCTTCGAGCCGGAGTGGTGGGACGGCGAGGTCGAGGGCGTCCCGCAGTACCCGCTGTTCTCGACGGTACTGCCGGACCCCGAGACCCCGGCCGCGGCGACGATCCCGATGGAGTACGCCGAGGACGAGGAGCGATCCGTCTACGACACCGCGCAGGCGCTCGCCGAGGAGGGCTACGACGTCGACGTCGAGCAGTACGAGGAGTTCGACAACCCCCAGCCCGACGCGGTGTGGGGCCGCGGTCGTGCCCGGATGAAGGCCTGGAACCTGGAGGACCAGATACCGGTCCACCGCGAGCCGGCGGTCACCCCCAGGCCGGACCTCGCGGAGACGTTCCCGTGTAACGAACGCGTCGAGGACCACTGGCGGGTCGAACTCGACAACTTGGGCGTCCAGGAGGCGAACATCGACGCGGTCGAGGAGCTCGTCGAGATGGGCGACGTCGACCCGATGGTGCTCACCTCGGGTCGACAGGTCGAACACACCGGCGCGGGCGCGAAGACCCGGAGCACGCTCGGGACCGCCTCGCGCTCGCCGATGATGTACCTCGAGATCCACCCGGAGGTCGGCGAGGAGCTCGGCGTCGACGAGGGCGACTGGATCGTCGTCACGACGCCGCACGCGGAGATGGTCGTCCAGGCGCGGCCGACCGGGCGCGTCCCGCGCGACCACGCGTTCGCGCCGTACCACTGGAGCGGAATCCTCGAGGGGGAGAAGCTAACGGGCAACTACGAGGGCGAACTCGACGGGCTGGCGCCGCTGGTGATCGGCGAGTCGATCAACGCCGGAACCGCCCCCGCCTACGACCGGGAGACGCAGATGCAGGAGACGAAGTCGACGCTCTGTAACGTCCGGGTGGCGGAGACCGACGAGATCCCGGAACTCTCGGAGACGCAGCTCGCGTGGCAGGAACAGCGGATGACGCGGCACAAGCGATAG
- a CDS encoding TrmB family transcriptional regulator has translation MDTNANLEEAIEVLQQLGLKEYEARCFVGLSRLHNGTAKQLSEMTDVPRTRIYDAIRVLEAQGLVEIQHSSPQQFRAVPLEEATETLRDQYEARVERLHDALDTVEIVDTDDEEPVQQVWAMSGRDAIENRTNDLIGKATDEIVLVIGDDLLMTPDLVDALNEVSNGADLLVGALSDSLQDEIQMAVPDATTFISGLEWLHGENATMDDTAIGRLLLIDRSTILVSSIIPDTKKEQAVFGEGFGNGLVVIARRLMAQGLLLARDPGP, from the coding sequence ATGGATACGAACGCGAATTTGGAGGAAGCGATCGAGGTCCTTCAGCAACTCGGCTTGAAGGAGTACGAGGCGCGATGCTTCGTAGGGTTGTCACGCCTGCACAACGGGACGGCAAAGCAGCTCAGCGAGATGACCGATGTTCCGCGAACGCGGATCTACGACGCGATCCGGGTGCTGGAGGCACAAGGGCTGGTTGAGATTCAACATTCGAGTCCCCAGCAGTTTCGCGCCGTTCCGCTCGAGGAAGCGACCGAGACGCTCCGCGACCAGTACGAGGCCCGGGTCGAACGGCTTCACGATGCCCTGGACACGGTCGAGATCGTCGATACGGACGACGAGGAACCAGTCCAGCAGGTCTGGGCGATGTCCGGACGGGATGCGATCGAAAATCGGACGAACGACCTGATCGGGAAGGCCACGGACGAGATCGTACTCGTCATCGGCGATGACTTACTCATGACACCGGACCTCGTGGACGCCCTCAACGAAGTCAGTAATGGAGCGGACCTGCTCGTCGGTGCGTTGAGCGATTCGCTCCAAGACGAGATTCAAATGGCTGTGCCCGACGCCACGACATTCATCTCGGGGCTCGAGTGGTTGCACGGTGAGAACGCTACAATGGACGATACGGCGATCGGTCGACTCCTCCTGATCGATCGATCGACGATCCTAGTGAGTTCGATCATACCCGACACCAAGAAGGAACAGGCGGTCTTCGGGGAGGGATTCGGGAACGGCCTCGTCGTGATCGCCCGTCGTCTCATGGCTCAGGGGCTATTACTCGCTCGTGATCCGGGTCCGTAA
- a CDS encoding heavy-metal-associated domain-containing protein encodes MRTVRIMAVGNASFVIQGIESEDDVNAIKETLEEVDGILGTEIDQESGEANINYDVDLLAEERIMISIRELGYETSNTE; translated from the coding sequence ATGAGGACAGTCAGGATCATGGCTGTAGGAAATGCGTCGTTCGTCATACAGGGGATCGAATCCGAAGACGATGTGAACGCTATCAAGGAAACGTTAGAGGAGGTAGATGGGATATTGGGAACGGAAATCGACCAGGAAAGCGGTGAAGCGAACATCAATTACGATGTTGATTTACTCGCCGAAGAGCGGATTATGATCAGTATCCGAGAATTGGGGTATGAAACCTCCAATACCGAATAG
- a CDS encoding MBL fold metallo-hydrolase translates to MRIPWNIESRLREEHVATEVADGVYQLCSTMTNMYLIEDDGGLTLVDAGVPAHMELLQAGLERIGAEIADIEALILTHVDPDHIGLAEPLRKEGIPVWVPEDGYEAALEGLGKPPIGFYFFMWRPAYARFIRALMQDGMLDVEPITEAHTFTDGQVLDVPGRPEVIQTPGHRKEHCSFWLENSRILFAGDALLTFDIMSGKAVDPEPVRGGDLFNFDKGQQTDSARKLATLGQVTLLPGHVDPWVGDVGELHSPPD, encoded by the coding sequence ATGAGAATCCCCTGGAACATAGAATCCCGACTCAGGGAAGAGCACGTGGCCACGGAAGTGGCCGATGGTGTCTACCAGCTCTGTTCAACCATGACCAATATGTACCTTATCGAGGACGATGGCGGACTGACATTGGTCGATGCGGGAGTACCTGCTCACATGGAACTGCTGCAGGCCGGGCTCGAACGAATTGGGGCCGAAATAGCCGACATTGAGGCGTTAATTCTAACGCACGTAGATCCGGATCATATAGGACTGGCTGAACCACTTCGCAAGGAGGGAATCCCCGTTTGGGTCCCCGAAGATGGGTACGAAGCAGCGTTGGAAGGCTTAGGCAAGCCACCTATCGGATTCTACTTCTTCATGTGGCGACCCGCTTATGCGCGATTTATCCGCGCTCTGATGCAGGATGGCATGCTCGACGTGGAACCGATTACTGAGGCCCACACGTTCACGGACGGTCAGGTATTGGACGTCCCCGGTCGGCCTGAGGTGATCCAAACACCCGGACATAGGAAGGAGCACTGTTCGTTCTGGTTGGAGAACTCTCGAATCCTCTTCGCTGGCGACGCGCTATTAACGTTTGATATAATGAGTGGGAAGGCCGTGGATCCCGAGCCCGTGCGGGGAGGGGATCTGTTTAACTTTGATAAAGGGCAACAAACGGACTCCGCACGAAAACTGGCCACGCTCGGCCAAGTCACCCTGCTCCCTGGACATGTCGATCCATGGGTGGGAGATGTCGGGGAGCTTCATTCTCCACCTGATTAA
- a CDS encoding aldehyde ferredoxin oxidoreductase family protein, which yields MPTRDRLLRVDLSTGRVRSEAIPPEWLDRFVGGKGLGARTLYDEIDAGTDPLAPSNALLFVLGPLTGYTPGEQRYAAITKSPLTGAFLDSYGGGSFPGRLAGSLPSHLDVLVTGAADEPVALHASDDGVTIEPADDLRGLDAAETCERFPVSAVACIGPAGENGVAYATIASDGGDHHAGRGGAGAVMGSKNLKAVVARGPEPEGLVDLRERTEETFAGSDAGRWLAASDTLETVDFANEVGALPTRGWQEGRFEGTSGIGIERVREAAVGRERPEDAVPGGFRVDTDEGESVPRGATPIVLGAGLGIDDFDAVATLGAVCDRLALDVITAGNAVAWAARASERGLIDREIGFGDETAARTLIEEIADRSTPLGDALADGVKSAAERFGGEGLIPTVKGMELSSYDPRRTETMALAYATSDRGGCHRRARPVEVEAVSGETRSPEERVGAVIAEQNRRALLWSLIADDFLEETFRGERCVEWLSAVGHDHDAEELALVGERIWTLVRLFNVREGFSRHDDELPAALTEPLDGEADAGSVVDRASFGRLLDAYYSLRGWDREGRPTDDLLLRLDLDHLTDGEGARGTNEDDRSSGVTEDG from the coding sequence ATGCCCACCAGGGACCGGCTGTTACGGGTCGACCTCTCCACGGGGCGCGTGAGAAGCGAAGCCATCCCTCCCGAGTGGCTCGATCGGTTCGTCGGGGGGAAGGGACTCGGCGCTCGCACCCTCTACGACGAGATCGACGCGGGAACCGATCCGCTGGCCCCGTCGAACGCTCTCCTCTTCGTGCTCGGCCCGCTGACCGGCTACACCCCCGGCGAGCAGCGCTACGCGGCGATCACGAAGTCGCCGCTCACCGGCGCGTTCCTCGACTCCTACGGCGGCGGCTCGTTCCCCGGTCGGCTGGCGGGGTCGCTCCCGAGCCACCTGGACGTGCTTGTCACGGGCGCGGCCGACGAACCGGTCGCACTCCACGCGAGCGACGACGGGGTGACGATCGAACCCGCCGACGATCTTCGGGGGCTCGACGCCGCGGAGACGTGTGAGCGGTTTCCGGTGAGCGCGGTGGCCTGTATCGGGCCCGCGGGGGAGAACGGCGTGGCCTACGCGACGATCGCCTCCGACGGCGGCGACCACCACGCGGGCCGCGGCGGCGCGGGCGCGGTGATGGGTTCGAAGAACCTGAAGGCAGTCGTCGCTCGCGGCCCCGAGCCGGAGGGGCTGGTCGACCTGCGCGAGCGTACCGAGGAGACGTTCGCCGGGAGCGACGCCGGGCGGTGGCTGGCCGCGAGCGACACGCTGGAGACGGTCGACTTCGCCAACGAGGTGGGAGCACTCCCGACCCGCGGCTGGCAGGAGGGTCGCTTCGAGGGAACCTCGGGGATCGGCATCGAGCGGGTCCGCGAGGCGGCCGTCGGCCGGGAACGGCCCGAGGACGCCGTCCCGGGCGGGTTCCGGGTCGACACCGACGAGGGCGAGAGCGTTCCCCGGGGGGCGACGCCGATCGTCCTCGGTGCAGGCCTCGGTATCGACGACTTCGACGCGGTCGCGACGCTCGGCGCGGTCTGCGATCGGCTCGCCCTGGACGTGATCACCGCGGGCAACGCGGTCGCGTGGGCCGCCCGCGCGAGCGAGCGGGGGCTGATCGATCGCGAGATCGGATTCGGCGACGAGACGGCCGCCCGGACGCTGATCGAGGAGATCGCCGACCGGTCGACGCCGCTCGGCGACGCACTCGCCGACGGCGTCAAGAGCGCCGCCGAGCGCTTCGGCGGCGAGGGGCTGATCCCGACGGTGAAGGGGATGGAGCTCTCCTCGTACGACCCCCGACGCACCGAGACGATGGCGCTGGCGTATGCCACGAGCGACCGGGGCGGCTGTCACCGCCGCGCCCGGCCGGTCGAGGTCGAGGCGGTCTCGGGCGAGACTCGTAGCCCCGAAGAGCGCGTCGGGGCAGTGATCGCCGAACAGAACCGCCGGGCGTTGCTCTGGAGCCTGATCGCCGACGACTTCCTCGAGGAGACGTTCCGCGGCGAGCGCTGTGTCGAGTGGCTCTCGGCCGTCGGGCACGACCACGACGCCGAGGAGCTCGCCCTCGTCGGGGAACGGATCTGGACGCTCGTCCGTCTGTTCAACGTCCGCGAGGGCTTTTCGAGGCACGACGACGAACTCCCGGCGGCGCTGACCGAGCCGCTCGACGGCGAGGCGGATGCGGGAAGCGTCGTCGATCGGGCGTCGTTCGGGCGGCTGCTCGACGCGTACTACTCCCTCCGCGGCTGGGACCGGGAGGGTCGGCCGACGGACGACCTCCTCCTGCGGCTCGATCTGGACCACCTCACCGACGGGGAGGGTGCGAGGGGGACGAACGAGGATGATCGATCATCGGGGGTGACGGAGGATGGCTGA